From one Uranotaenia lowii strain MFRU-FL unplaced genomic scaffold, ASM2978415v1 HiC_scaffold_695, whole genome shotgun sequence genomic stretch:
- the LOC129760635 gene encoding ankyrin-2-like produces the protein MHSSGDAEAIHVPFMAKFVVFAKRTDPLEARLRVFCMTDDREDKTLEHQEHFTEVAKSRDVEVLEDKLQYIELAGNLVPVTKSGEQLSLPFKAFRENRLPFSVRVKDQHADIVGRTLFMREPKIAKGEPPQQPICILNIVLPENIIPDHYTTIEDSQEIVVRIGRSRASPRDQNYLGELRVVDISNLLGEDWIKLAPEIGVNETDVENIIAQNPTSSAQQAQSMLKLFQSKAKNDFNILENGLRSIQRDDIVDRCLRSSSSTTTTTTVTMRNKTAFSISKRAQDIDILAESDSIAKLVQKSDNQYGQEESSKYSVEEKCVEESEESEEETIKKTVAERRKQIEKRLSAERSIPASTQKKEIVEEIITIKRSSVIDDTRAKHEEEILMQKPIDNSYKSSVTPEQVVKLKTATIKEGAAVAKDVFDKELQDKFKATLKNVDEFEHKSQILSETEKVDTSAKIVDEIVKKDVKLDEKSTKDDKTKEDVDSKVSKVEKVAPVPVNRLSMQSDDERSSGIVEESIKNVHEKISSFESQSSDSSKRTSWAQEPSTAKPKDDKKKPDDDDDDQDVQQPKEKVPVPTKRASMVREDALDSVVVDESIKNVQDKISSFESQSSESSKRTSWAKETVTQVEQTFSDQQKDAQARVASWSEEQEILTQKQQLEKLNETMDETKEQWNEERQILLQKAELEGAEKQFQTETKELFDKFGKQDVFSDVLQRFDQADVKTEIVSKVSSTSSKAESFAETRTSDVKTIGDKGQVLHQEVQEFAAQSSATKTSFDEKVDKSVKELVGSEVVSEVKESTQQSKQSVDAAAQALAKETVTSAEQQQPKVQEAFTKESFESVRDEFVSKNETGMLKEQSEKIKSEIETAVRVGEEVIGEKISQTGEEFRRVEQKLPLEIDEKPQLVETVTKSVTQEITSKIPVFSKRTSPEEAPKPKELVKEAVKEPAKEPAKEPAKETVKEATKETVKESAKEEKLVDFINEVVEKAEEVVSVSKIPRLDSSRSSVSKSETSSIKSPEPEVIIKSPEQQDSAFSKIPILKDRKVSEQFSSDSCETVIMQKTLRDQDSLLKSSDSDEKPTAIAEQITPKEAKEVLSFTTIDESVLNELVTEDERAVTPDDFIDEIIEEAQDKVQMMQDTEIAAYTLDLSRSEDDVLEKSPQPIPDYVTERRLDDEEDDEHEHEKWQGMFQQQFIHSYQIASNSFQPTVIRDNCSLVLGTYLC, from the exons ATGCATTCCAGTGGTGATGC AGAGGCCATACATGTACCATTTATGGCTAAATTTGTCGTTTTCGCCAAACGCACCGATCCGCTGGAGGCCCGTCTCCGGGTGTTCTGCATGACAGACGACCGGGAAGACAAAACCCTCGAACATCAGGAGCACTTCACCGAGGTGGCCAAGAGCCGGGACGTGGAGGTACTGGAGGACAAACTGCAGTACATCGAGCTGGCCGGCAATCTGGTGCCCGTTACGAAGTCCGGCGAGCAGCTGAGTTTACCTTTCAAGGCATTCCGCGAAAATCGATTACCATTTTCGGTCCGGGTCAAGGATCAACACGCGGACATCGTCGGTCGGACGCTGTTCATGAGGGAGCCCAAGATTGCCAAGGGTGAACCTCCACAGCAACCGATTTGTATCCTGAATATTGTACTGCCGGAAAATATCATACCCGACCATTACACTACGATAGAGGATTCGCAAGAAATAGTGGTTCGCATTGGAAGAAGCAGGGCGAGCCCAAGGGATCAGAACTACTTGGGCGAACTTCGAGTGGTAGACATTTCCAACCTGCTGGGTGAAGACTGGATCAAACTGGCACCGGAAATCGGTGTCAACGAAACCGATGTGGAAAATATTATCGCCCAGAATCCAACTAGCAGTGCCCAGCAGGCCCAGTCCATGCTCAAGTTGTTCCAATCGAAAGCCAAAAACGACTTCAACATTCTCGAAAACGGACTCCGCTCGATACAGAGAGACGACATCGTCGACAGGTGTTTGCGAAGTTCGAGCAGTACAACCACCACCACCACAGTTACGATGCGCAACAAAACTGCCTTCTCGATAAGCAAACGAGCGCAGGACATCGACATCCTAGCCGAGTCAGATTCCATCGCGAAGTTGGTACAAAAAAGTG ATAACCAATATGGCCAGGAGGAATCCAGTAAGTACTCGGTCGAGGAGAAATGCGTTGAAGAATCCGAAGAATCAGAAGAAGAGACCATCAAGAAAACCGTTGCCGAAAGGCGGAAACAAATCGAGAAACGCCTTTCAGCCGAGCGATCCATACCTGCCTCTACCCAAAAGAAGGAGATCGTTGAAGAAATCATAACCATCAAGCGATCCAGTGTGATAGACGATACCAGAGCGAAACACGAGGAAGAAATTCTCATGCAGAAACCCATCGACAACTCGTACAAATCCTCTGTAACGCCCGAACAAGTAGTCAAACTGAAAACAGCCACCATTAAAGAAGGCGCAGCAGTTGCAAAGGACGTATTCGATAAAGAACTGCAGGACAAATTCAAGGCCACGCTGAAAAATGTGGATGAGTTCGAGCACAAGTCGCAGATTCTTTCCGAAACAGAGAAAGTCGATACGTCTGCAAAAATTGTcgatgaaattgtcaaaaaagatgTTAAACTAGACGAAAAATCAACCAAAGACGATAAAACAAAAGAAGATGTCGATAGCAAAGTCTCTAAAGTGGAAAAGGTAGCTCCCGTCCCAGTCAACCGACTGAGCATGCAAAGCGACGATGAACGTAGTTCGGGAATAGTCGAGGAGTCTATTAAAAATGTTCACGAAAAAATCTCCTCATTCGAATCTCAATCAAGCGATTCCAGCAAGCGAACTTCCTGGGCTCAGGAACCGAGCACTGCCAAACCGAAAGATGACAAAAAGAAACccgacgatgacgatgacgaccAAGACGTACAACAACCGAAGGAGAAAGTGCCAGTACCCACCAAACGTGCCAGCATGGTTCGTGAAGATGCCCTCGATTCGGTCGTAGTTGATGAATCCATCAAAAACGTTCAAGATAAAATTTCCTCATTCGAGTCCCAATCATCCGAGTCTAGCAAGAGAACATCCTGGGCTAAGGAAACAGTAACACAAGTTGAACAGACGTTCTCTGACCAGCAAAAAGACGCTCAAGCTAGAGTAGCCAGCTGGTCGGAAGAACAAGAAATTCTGACACAGAAACAACAACTAGAAAAACTAAACGAAACAATGGACGAAACCAAAGAACAGTGGAATGAAGAACGACAAATCCTGCTCCAAAAAGCAGAATTAGAAGGAGCGGAAAAACAATTCCAAACAGAAACCAAAGAACTGTTTGACAAGTTTGGAAAACAAGATGTATTTAGCGATGTTCTGCAACGGTTCGATCAAGCGGACGTTAAAACTGAAATCGTCAGCAAAGTGTCAAGTACGAGTTCAAAGGCAGAATCCTTCGCCGAAACCAGAACATCTGATGTCAAAACCATTGGTGACAAAGGTCAAGTTTTACACCAAGAAGTGCAGGAATTCGCAGCTCAAAGCTCAGCCACCAAGACTTCATTCGacgaaaaagttgacaaatctGTCAAGGAGCTGGTAGGTTCCGAAGTCGTATCCGAGGTCAAAGAATCTACCCAACAAAGTAAACAGTCAGTTGATGCTGCAGCACAAGCCCTAGCCAAGGAAACAGTCACGAGCGCAGAACAGCAACAACCAAAGGTTCAGGAAGCATTCACAAAAGAATCCTTCGAAAGCGTTCGGGACGAATTCGTAAGCAAGAACGAAACTGGAATGCTGAAGGAGCAAAGTGAAAAGATTAAGTCCGAAATAGAAACAGCCGTTCGAGTTGGAGAGGAAGTAATCGGCGAAAAAATTTCCCAAACGGGAGAAGAATTCCGACGTGTGGAACAAAAACTACCGCTTGAAATTGACGAAAAACCGCAACTGGTCGAAACGGTCACAAAATCCGTTACCCAGGAGATTACATCGAAGATTCCAGTGTTTTCGAAGAGAACTTCGCCCGAAGAGGCTCCCAAACCGAAGGAACTTGTAAAAGAAGCAGTGAAGGAACCTGCGAAAGAACCCGCAAAGGAACCTGCTAAAGAAACTGTGAAGGAAGCCACAAAAGAAACAGTTAAAGAATCAGCGAAAGAAGAGAAACTAGTTGATTTTATCAACGAAGTTGTAGAAAAGGCAGAAGAGGTCGTGTCGGTGTCCAAGATCCCTCGGCTTGACAGCAGCAGATCTTCCGTTTCAAAATCGGAAACTAGCTCCATTAAGTCACCGGAGCCGGAAGTCATTATCAAGTCCCCGGAGCAACAGGACtcagccttttccaaaattccaaTCCTGAAGGACCGTAAAGTGTCGGAACAGTTCTCCAGTGATTCCTGCGAAACGGTAATCATGCAGAAAACACTGCGGGATCAGGACTCGCTGCTGAAATCTTCGGATAGCGACGAGAAACCGACGGCCATTGCGGAACAAATTACACCCAAAGAAGCCAAGGAGGTGCTGAGTTTCACCACCATCGATGAATCGGTGCTAAACGAGCTGGTAACGGAAGACGAGCGAGCCGTAACGCCGGACGATTTCATCGACGAAATCATCGAGGAGGCGCAAGACAAAGTGCAGATGATGCAGGATACCGAAATCGCCGCCTACACCCTGGATTTGAGCAGATCAGAAGACG